GGCTCGACGCTCTTGCGCTCCCCGTCTCCCAGCAGGCCCATGGCATAGAGGGCGAACGAGCCACGCCGGCTCTCCTCGCCGAGCACGTCGCCGATTCGCTGGAAGTACCTCTCAAGCCGCTGCACGGTAGCGGCATTCATGATGGAGTCCATACCTACTTCATGAGTAGGACGCCGGGCGCACAACGCAATGGTAGCCAAGGGCGCGCAGCCCTCAGTCGCTCGCTCCCCCGCATACCCCTGACGCAGTAGTGCTAGCCACCGCCTAAGCGCGCTCCTGGAACGCGTGGAACTGGAACGGGTGTGGGCCGGGCGGTCCATCCGGATCCCGGCCGCGTCGCTGGAGGCGCTTCTCGCCCGGGGGCGTCGCTGGCGCGTGGCCGGTGGTTCCCGGTTCCTGGCCCTATAGCGGGAACCGAAACCGGACGAGCACTGCGCCTCGTCATCCCGTAAACCGAGGCCCGTGGGAGGCTGACGTGTGCCCCATCGGGCTGCACAATGAGTGCACCGGCGTGGCGCACAGTTCCTGGGCTCCTGTCAGCGGCTTTCCTCTGACTCTCAGCTCCAATCCGCTGTCCTCAACAGTGCCCCAATTTCTCTTATGCGCTGACCGCGTCGATTTCCTCGTGTACCCAAGGTCCCCGCCGAAGGCGGAAGCCGGAATGTCACCGACTGGTGAATCGCGAACCCGTTGCGGTACAGTCAAGACGCTGGTTGAAATACGAACAGGGAGTCCAGCCATGCCTCAATCTATCTTCCTCAGCTACGTGTACGAAGACCACAATCACCGAGACGATGTCATCCGCTGGTGCCAAGGGGGACGGTTGGGCTCCAACATGGTCACGGTGACGGAGAGTGAGGATGTAAGGCACCTGGGACAGACCGCCATCGAGAACCATCTGAAGCCCAAGATCCGGGGCGCTTCTATTGTACTCTGCCTAGTGGGCCAGAATACGCACAACCATGACTGGGTGCGATACGAGTTGGCGGTCGCCACCTCGCTCAACAAAAGGGTGTTCCTGGCGAGGATACCAGGTACTACTGGCGCTCCCCCCCAGGGCTTTGGACAACTCCTCCCCATCCCGCTGAACCCGGAGGCCATCGCCAAGGCCCTGGCATGATGACCTGAGCAAGGTCTCCAGGGAACGCTGGAACCTCGGTTGAAAGGAGCGCGGCGGCATGAGTGACTCAAGTGAGGACAAGCGCAAGCACCTTGAGTTGATTCAAGGGGTCATCAACCGGATGACGAGCAACTCCTCAAGCCTTAAGGGCTGGGCCGTCACGCTCGTCGCGGCACTCTTTGCGCTCTCATCGCAGGACGCGGATCAGCGCTATGCGTACATCGCACTTCTGCCTGCCTTTGCCTTCTGGATGCTGGACGCCTACTACCTTCAACAGGAGAAACTCTTCCGCGATCTCTACAACGACGTGCGGCAGAAGCCGGGTACCGACTACTCCATGGACACGAGCGGCTTTGCCAGGGAGAGCCTAAATGAGGCTGCGGCGCGCCCGGCGTTGGCGGCGTTCTATATTCCACTCCTGCTCGCTGTCATCGGCGTGCTGGTCTTCATCAACCTCAAGAAGGGAGCCTGACATCACGCAACCCTGTCTCGCTCAAGGAATGCCGAGATCCGCGAAGAGCTGCTTCATGACGAGCGGATAGGACTTGAGCTTCATCAAGTCGGAAGCACGAATGTCGCGGTGGTTTCCGGAGAATGCGCCCGGAGCCCCGGAGAGCAAGTCCTTCGCCGCAGGGAAGGATGCATCCCCAAGAGTCCCTGCCCTCATTAGTCCTTTGACCGGGTGAAGTCTGGTGGGCAGTAGCGGAACTTCGCTCGGGCCTTCGGCACGGTGAAGAGCCAGCGGATTCGGACCCGCTGGCGATTAGCCCACCTCGCCCATGCTCCCGTTTCGCGGCGGAGCTTATCGAGAGTGGGGATGCGTCGCTTGCCCAGACACTGACGTGAGAGAAGGGAAATCTCCACCTCCGCTTGGTTGAGCCAGCTTCCGTGCACAGGCGTGTAATGCACGGTGAATCGGCGCCAGAGCCGCCGACCTGCGCGCACCCCATACCGAACCTCGAGAGCGCGGCGGCTGTGGGTGCTGAGGTTGTCCATCACCAGGTGGATGGTGTCCGCGTCCGGGTACCTGTTCGCAATGTCCTGCAGAGCCTCGGCAAACGCCGGACTCTTCCTGTTCGGTGTCGCCTTCACGAAATGCCAGCCGGCCTTTGGCTCCACGGCACAGAAGAGGTTGGCCGTGCCGCACCGAAAGTAGGCGTAGTCCCGGCGTGCCTCGCGCCCGGGACATGCTGGTGAGGCAGGACGTACCCACTCCAGCAGCTGTACTGGTCTCTCATCGAAGCAGATGACGGGTTCAGTAGGACAGAGCGGCCGCTGGTACAGCTCCAGCACGTTCTCCATGCGCTCGGCGTACTGGGCGTCCAGCTCGGGCACGCACCACATTTTTTTCTCGCCACGGCATCAAGTCATGGCGCAGGAGGAGTTCGCGCACGGTTTCCCGGCCGACCTCCGGCACGATGCCCCGACGCACTGCCTCGTGCGCAATGAGACGCACCGTCCAGCGGGCGCGGCCCTCGGGTGGCGGTGCGCACACCATGGCCACTACCTCGCTGGCCTGCGTCTCGGTGAGGCGTCGTGCCGCACCTGGCCTGGGCCTCTCACGCAGAGCCGCGGCGAGCCCCGCCTCACGGTAGAGCCGCCGGACGGTGCGCACCGTGGTTTCGGTGACGCCCACCGCTTCGGCCGCGCCTACCACCGTCCACCCCTCAGACAGCAGTTGCAGCATCCGCGCTCGCCGCAACACCCGCACCGACTCCCGCCCCCGGTGCGTCAGCGCTTGCAGCGCTGCCCTGTCCGCCTGCTTCAGTTTCAACCCTCGGCTTCGCGTGTGCGCCCTCATACCTGGGCAACACGCGGGAGTTCGCGAGTTAATCTCCACCCGGTCAAAGGACTAGGGTGCCGTCTTGGACGGTTGGTGGGACGTCAGTCGGTGACGTCGGAGAAAGAAGGTCTCACCATGCCGCACGAACATCGCGGATGTTCTTCTCCACGGAATTTCGTTCGCCGAAGAAACACCATGGTTCGAACCATCAGGGTTTGACGCCTAGCGGGCGCCAGTATCGCTGATCAATCTCAGCCGGCTGGGCCTCGGGTCGGGCGAATCGTTCCTCCCGCACCGAGATCTCAAGATGACGGTGGAAGAGTGCGACGTAGTCGAGATCGTTCGACAGGTCTGGGGCGACCACCGGCAGTCGCTCGGCCACCTTCAGAACGGCTCCGCCCGTCGAAACCACGGGTACCACCGCCGCGTTCGGTTGGAGGCGATGAAAGAGTTCGAACTCGTCGATGATCCCACCCATGCCGCCGATAAACACCGCAGCCTTGAACTGGTGCTCGGTGAACATCCGCTCCCGCATTTCGAGGAGGCTCTTTTCTCGATCCTTCTCGACGTCGCCAGTATAGGTGACGTTTTGGAATCGCTCGTTGTCCTCGGGGAACTCGTCTTGAAAATGGCGCGACTGATATAGGCGCACCCACCGACCGTAGTCGACCCCGATGTTTTCTGCGACCACCCAAATCATAGGAGTGATAGCGGGATGGCCGCCCCAAATCAGAAGCCTCCGGCCGAGCGTCACGTGGACGAGTGCGGAGACTGCGGCGGTAATCGCGACGGTGTCGGCGGTTGCCGCGTACTCGGGGCCGCACTTCGGGTCGGGAACGCCGGCTGAGAGAAAGATCGCCTCAGTCATGCTCAACTCTCCCAAGCCGCAAGCGACCATCCGGCCTCCGAGACCTTAATGGCGCGAACAGCCCGGATGTTCTCATCCAGCCACTTCAGATGTGCGTTCCAAGCGTCGCGGATGCCGATGTGGTCGTAGACGAGCACTGGAACTTCCCGTTGGTCGGCCCGCTTCGCCTTCTCCGCGACATCGTTGAGGACCTCGGCCGTCGGCACGCCTACAACGGGATAAGCCCAGATCTTCCGGTCATCGAGCAGACGCACGGCAATGGCGCGGTGAGCTCCAATCCCTTCGACGCTGGCACCGATCTTCTCGACGTCCGCGCGCAGCTTGCCCGTAATAGACATGTAGCGAGCCGCGATGCTTCGGCTTCTCAACCGTTCCACGCCAAGCACGATCGTATCCGCTGTGGCGGCAATAATCGGACCATCGGGCCCTTCGAGTTCAGCGCTGTCCAAGTAGATCGTTTCGGCAAGATCGGTCAGTTTGCTTGGCTTGTGCTCGGGCCAGATCACCCGAAGCACTTGGATCTCCTTAGCGCGAGCGCGACCAATCTCTTGGCGCGTCCAGCGGCTGTCGAAGTAGGTCGGCGTGTCCAGCATAACCATGACGTCAGAATCGACCAGCCGATGCCAGAGGACATCCTGGAATGGATCGCCGGGCCGGATGTCGTGCGTGTCGAGGAACACGTCGAAGCCGTGGGCCGTCAGCATATCGTGCAATTGCAACGACGCAGCGCGTGACTCCACGCGTCGGTAGCTCACGAACACACGACGTTGCCGCCGGAGGAGCCCGACGCACTCAAGCATCGCCGCCGCCAGCTCGGCCATCTCAGGATCGTTATTCCGGCGGCGCAGCCCGTTCACGGCATGCAGGAAGCCCGGGACGTGAGTACTGAAATCGCCTCCGCTCCCGATTGTCGGGATGATGGGAGCGCTCGTACGCACCACCTCACTCGCTGCCTCCAAATCCGTCTGGTCGGCCCCACCGAAGTAAGCCGCCGCGAAGGCGGAGCGCTTGTCTCGTCCGGCAAGCGTATCGGCGTTGTGGACGACCACTTCCGCGCCGAGCGCGAGCCCAAAGTCCGCCACCATCTTCTTAATGGTTCCCGTGAGCACCGCCCGCTCCTGCGGCGATACTGCGCCCAAGATGGCTAGTTCATAGATACTCACGACGCGTCAACGCCCAGCGGCCTTCGCGGCTGCTTCGATCCAAGACAGCATGTTGGCATAGCCATTGTCGCGCACCCAATCGTAAGTCTTGTAGAGGGTGGACAACGGTACATCGCGCCCGTTCTGATTGATCGTCAAGTAGTCGAGCGGGTTCTTCCCCTGCACGTCCACTCCATGCTGCGGATCCTTCACGTTGTGGATGTCAATCGCAAGCAGTCCCTTACCGAGTACGTAGCTACGCTTGATCTCGTGCCGCACCCAAGGACGTTCGTAGGTCTCCGCACCGAAAAGAACCACCGTTACGGACGTCCCATTGAGTTGCTCCTCGATCCACTTCTCAATGCCGCCGGCGCGCTTCTTCACCTCCTCGAACTCAGCCTTGTCGTAGAAGGGCTGCGCCTCGCCTTCTGGACGAACGACCCACGAGTTTCGAACCTGCACGACGCGCCTCACGTCACGGTCGTAGTGGAAACTGAAAAAGACCTTTCGAGCCATATGCGCCTCCGTAGAACGCCTTAGCCTATATCAGAGCCGGCAGCGCCTGTAATCCTACAGCCGGAGCATGGACGGATAGGGACTCTGTTGAGGGTGGCGGGCTGAAGCAGAGGGGGCGAGGAGGGCCGCTGACTAGGCCGTCCGAGCCGTGTGCCGGGTCGGTGGAGTGGCCGCGCAGCCCCTTGGGGTACACGCCTGTCCAGGCCGCGCTTCCATCAGGTGCGTGGCATGGGGCCTGGACCTCCTGGGATGGGAGGGGCTCGGGGATCGCATTCACGCACGGATATTGTGGAGCCTGCGGAATCCCGGGCTGAGGAGACTTCGGCTACCGCTGCTCGAACAGCAACAGCCGCTATACCGGGGCCGCCAACCAGTCGCGGGCCCTCACGTGAATGGACAAGGCGCTGCGCTGCGCCACCTGGTGACGCGGCGACGTCACGCGCCGCCGCCCGTTTCCGCCCTCCTCCGGGCTGAAGTATCCTTCGGGGCACTGGCTCACGTCCGAAGCGCAGCGCAACCGCTCCTTCGCCGCCGGGGGAGAAGCAAGAGGATGGAGCGGATGTTCGATGTCTTCCTGTCCCACAACGGCCGCGATAAGCGAGCCGTCGAGGAACTGGCGAAGCGATTGAAGGAAGTGGCCCAACTCGAACCCTTCCTCGACAGATGGCACCTCATTCCGGGCGCACGCTGGCAAACCGAGCTGGAGCAGGCCCTGGCCGAGTGCCCCTCGGTGGCCGTCTTCCTTGGCGAGTCCGGCGTCAGCCCCTGGCAACACGAGGAGCTGCAGTTGGCCATCATCCACGCCGTTCGCACCCGGGACGAGTACCGCGTCATCCCCGTCCTCCTGCCCGGCGCCAGACCCGAGGACGTGAAGGGGTTTCTCGCCCAGCGCACCTGGGTGGACTTCCGCTCGGGCCTCGACGACGCCGACGCCTTCAACCGACTGGTGGCCGGAATCAAGGGCCAGGCGCTCGAGGGCGATGCGTACCGATTGCCAGATGAGCCCGCGCCCTACCGGGGGCTGCTGCCTTTCGGCAGGGAGCATGCGCGCTTCTTCTTCGGCCGTGACTCCGAAATCCAGACCGTGCGCGACAAGCTGACGCAGCACCCCTTCGTCGTGGTGGTGGGGGCCTCGGGCGCCGGCAAGTCCTCGCTCGTGCTGGGCGGCGTGCTGCCACGCCTGGAGGACGCCGCGACGGAGTCGGGCCGCCCCCTGCGAATCCAGGTGATGACACCTGGAGACCAGCCCCTACGAGCCCTCGCGAACCAGCTCGCCACGCTGGTGCCTCCTGAGGCCAGGCTGGTCACCGCCGATGAGCTCACCCACCGCCTCGCCACTCGGACGGAGGCCTTCCGCAACGCAGTGGACACCCTTACCGCCGAGCAGCCGGGCACCTTCCTCCTGGTGGTGGATCAGCTCGAGGAGTTGTTCACCCACTCCGCGCAGGAGGAGACCTCGAAGGACGTCGCTGCCTTCGTCTCTACCCTGCGGGAGGCCGTCGAGAAGGGTCGAGACTCCATCCGCGTCATCGCCACCCTGCGCGCGGACTTCTTCGAGCGCTGCCTCGGCCTGCCTGTGCTGCGCGCCCTCATGCAGGACCATCAGGTGCTGCTGGGCAACCTGGGGCCTGAGGCGCTGCGCGACGCCATCGTCCGCCCCGCGCAGGCCGTTGGGGCCTTCCTGGAGAAGGGCCTGGCGGGCACCATCCTCAAGGACGTGTTGCAGGCGCCGGGCACGCAGCCCTTGCTGGAGCACGCCCTCTACGAGTTGTGGCGGGCCCGCCAGGGTGCCTGGCTGACGCTGTCCGCCTATGAGACGAGCGGGGGAGTCTCGGGTGCGCTCCAGCGGCGCGCGCAGTCCTGCTATGAGGCGCTGAATCCCGAGGAGCAGGAGATTGCTCGACAGCTCTTCCTGAGACTCACCGCCCTGGGTGAAGGTACTTCCGATCCCGATACACGACGGCGCGTGGCGCGCGGCGAGCTGTACTTTCCAGGCATCGCCCCCGAGCGTGTCGAGCACGTGCTCCAGGTGCTGTCGGGGCCGGAGACACGTCTGGTCACCGCGGATGGGGACACCGTGGAGGTGGCGCACGAGGTGCTCATCCGCGAGTGGCCCACGCTGCGCGGTTGGCTCAACAAGAACCGGCGGGAGCTGCGAGTCCACCGACGCCTGACGGAGGCGGCCAACGAGTGGGAAAAGCGTCGGCGCGACCCGAGCTACCTGTACACCGGCTCACGCCTGCTGGAATCCGAGGAGCACTTCGCGAGCAGTCCCAGGCCCATGAACCAGCGTGAGCGCGACTTCTTGGAAGCGAGCCTGTCGCACCGTGACGCACAGAAACGGGAGCAGGACAGGCGCAAGCGGCAGGAAGTCCGGCTCCTGCGCCTACTGGCCGTGGTTCTGGCGGTTGCCACAGCAGGCATCTTCGCTTCCTGGCAACGGGCGCGGCAGGAGCGGGACAAAGCCCACTCGCGAGAACTGACATCGCAAGCGTTACTAAGCGTCAAGGCGTCCCCACAGCAAAGCCTCCGCCTCATTCAAGAGGCATGGAACATCGATCCAAACGCAGATATCGCAGGGGCATTGTCTGCGTGGAGTCGTGAACCAGGACTGGCCGTTTTCGACCACTCCGCATCGGTGTTTTCGGCCGCATTTAGCCCTGACGGCTCTCGCATCCTTACCGCCAGCCATGACAGGACAGTACGCATTTGGGATGCAGCTACCGGCGCCCCCCTGGTAACCCTTCCCACCTACATTGACTATCTTGACATGTTGATGGCAGCAGGTTTCAGCCCTGACGGCTCTGGCATCCTCACCGCCAGTTCGAATGGCACAGCGACTCTTTGGGATTCAACCTCTGGAGTCGCCCTCGCCACCTTCTACGGTCACTCCGACGCATTGAGGGCAATCAGCTTTAGCCCCGATGGTTCCCGAATCATTACCGCCAGTCAGGACCGCACTGCGCGTATCTGGGACGCAGCCACGGGAAGAAGAGTCGCTATTCTCCGTGGCCACTCCGACGCGGTTGTAGTGGCCGGGTTTGGCCCCGATGGCTCCCGTATCCTCACAGCCAGCTACGACGGCACTGCGCGCATCTGGGATGCGCTCAGCGGCACTCCCCTCATCACGCTCTCCGGTCACAACGGGCTAATATTCGCGGCCGACTTCAGCCCCGACGGCTCCCGTATCCTCACAGCCAGCGGTGACAAGACGGCACGCGTGTGGGATGCGGCAACCGGCAACCTCCTCGCCACGCTCCATGGTCATGAGGGAGGAGTAACGGCGGCCTCATTCAGTGCAGATGGCTCACGCGTCCTCACTGCAAGCCTTGATGGAACAGTGCGCATTTGGGATTCGTCCACCGGCACATTTCTCTCCAGTCTCCTCATTCACACAGAACGCGCCACCGTAAGGATAGTGGCAAAGTTCAGCCCCGATGGCGCCCACATCCTCACCGCCACCAGCAAGGACGGCACCGCACGCCTTTGGGACACAGTCGCTGGCAAGCCCATCTCCACCTTCTCTCAACACTCTGGGCCAATAAATGCTGCCGCATTCAGCCCTGATGGAACTCGGATCATCACTGCCAGCGAGGACGGTACCGCACGCCTCTGGGTAGCCGCGCCCGATAAAGCTTCCTGTATTCTCGATAGCCACTCCGGCGAAGTATTTTCAGCGGAGTTCAGCCCAGATGGCTCGCACGTCCTTACTGCCAGTGACGACCATGCTGCGCGCATTTGGGACGCGAACTCCTGTAAGTCACAGGCGCTCCTCACCGGTCACTCCGATATGGTGAGAACGGCCAGGTTCAGTCCCGATGGCACTCGTATCGTCACTTCCAGTAACGACAAGACAGCACGCATCTGGAGTGCATCTACCGGAAAGATCATTACAATTCTCCAAGGTCACGACGACGCGGTGTGGTCAGCCGAATTCAGTCCCGATAGCACCCGCGTCGTCACCACCAGTCATGACAGGACAGCACGAATATGGGATGCAGCCACCGGCAGACTCCTTACTCTGATAACCACACGCTCCGACCCTGATGATGCAATTTGGGTGGCCAGGTTCAATCCCGATAGCACACTCGTCATCACTGCCAGCAATGATAAGACGGCGCGCATCTGGGATGCATCCAGCGGAAAGCTTCTTGCCGTATTGTCTGGTCATTCTGGCCAAATAGGCACAGCCGAGTTCAGCCCTGACGGCGCGAGAGTCCTCACTTCCAGCAGTGGGGATGGCACGACGCGCCTTTGGGATACGGTTTCCGGCAAGCCCCTGATAATTATTTCCGGTTACCTTGGCCTGACGGGGAAGGCCTGGTTCAGTTCTGATGGCTCCCGAATTGCAGCCATCAGCACTGACGGAACGGCGCGCGTCTGGAACGCAGCTGCCGGGAGCCTCATCGCCACACTTTCCAAGCACTCCGGCCAAGTAATCACAGCCGATTTCAGTGCTGGCGGTAATCGTCTGCTGACTGGTGGCGTAGACGGAACTGCCCGCCTTTGGGATATAGCCTCCGGCAATCCCCTCGCCATACTCTCCGGTCATTCTGGATTTGTACGGGCGGCCAAGTTCAGTCCAGACGGGTCCCGAGTCCTCACCGCTGGCAGGGATGGGACGGCACGCCTTTGGTCGTGCTGGAACTGGGCACCTGTTTCGGTCCAGCTCTCGATGGCCTCTCAACTGGAGGCAGGTCGACCTCACACCTGCGATGCGATGCCAGGAGTTGTCTTAGGCCCATAGCAGTGAGGGTTGCCCACGCGCGTGTGCCAAGAGCAGCCCGGCGCTTCATCTCCGAGCCACCTCTTCTTGGTTGCAGCCCCCCGCGACGCCCGGTCGCCTACTTCGGGGGACTTAGCACTACTGCATCAGGGGCCCGCGGGATGAACGGGGAGACCGGGCAGGCTGCGTGAGGCGCGTCGGTAGTTGGAGCGGTGGCAGGTGGGACAGCGAGGCAGCCAGGTGGCAATCACGCGCGCCATGGCGAGCCGTACGGTGATGAAGCTGTCGTGGAAGTGGCGCTCAGGCCGGGAGCGGCTGCGTGTGGGCTTCAACCGCCCCTCGGGCCGAGGGCAGGCCTGATGCGTTCTCGGGTGTCAGCGATTTCATGAGGCGACCTCGTGAGAGAGAGGCGCGGTGCGGCAAGGCTTCGCCGTTCGGCCGGGGCGCCGTGCACCTCGAGGGCTGTGGCGGCCAGCAGCGGAGGGAGGGCCGGCGAGCCCTCATGCAGCTGGGAGGCACGCCTCCTGCGGCCTTCGTCCATGGACGAGGCTGTCGCGAAGCAGTTCGCACGCGCGTGCCCACTCAACGAGGTGGCGGCCTTCCGGAGACAGACGCGCTCTGAAGCAGGCCAGCAGGTTGAGGGCCAACGCCCGCAGCCAGGCCACCACCTCCAGGGCCGTGCGCGTCGGGCGGCAGGGCTGACGCGCGTCCTCGCCCAGAACGACGTCGAGAGTCCAGTTGTGTCGGTTCTCGATGCCCCAGTGCACCCGCACCAGCCGCAGCAGTTGGTGGAAGTTGAAGACGGTGGTGTCCAGCGAGGTGACGAAGTAACGGTAGTCCTCTTCGAGGAGGTTGTCGTCGTCATCCCAGTGCTGCTGACGCACCAGCAGCAACAGGCGCGCTCCGGGGAAGTCCACCTCGTCGGGCGCCAGCGCGTGCGTCCACAGCTCGCGCACCACCGTCTTGCCATGCGCCCGTTCCTCGGTGCGCGAGCGGGCCGGGCACTGCTTGGAGGCGATGGCCCGCATGGCGTACTCGTGAAGGGTGGGCTGGTTGCCCTTCAGCCCGAAGCAGTAGTGCTTATCCGCCTCTCGCACCAGGGCCGCATTCCGCGCGGACGTCAGCCCCGCGTCGGCCGTCACCACCCCGAAGTGCTCGCCATACGCCTCTACCACGCGGGGCAGCAACTGGCGGAAGGCCGGAGACTCTCCCTCCTTGGCGCCGAGGAATTCCAGGTCCAGGCAGGGCGCCGCCAGCGCGCTGGTGAGCACCGCCCGCAGCGCGCCCAGCCTCCAGAGTTCGCGGCCCTCCTCGTCGTTGGCGACGGCCTCCAGCGCCTCCACCTCCCCCTGGTGCGTCGTCCACAGGCTCTTGCCATCCACGCTCACCACGCCCAGGGGAAAAGGCAGGCGTGGCGTGTTCGGGTCCTCCAGCACTTGCACCGCCTGGGCCTTCAGCGTCTCGCGCAGGCCGTCCGACGACTGCTGCTCCAGCAGGCGCCAGAGCGTCGAGCCCACCACTGAGTGCGGCAGCCCCAGTCGCTTTCTCGTCCGGGCCCCCACGTCCCGGGCCAGTTGCCCGGCCTGCTTCAGCCCCTTCTTGCCCACCGCGAAGGCCGCCACCACCAGCCCCAGTAGGCCCAGGTGCCCATGACGCGTGCCCCGGGCCTCGCGCGGGTCCTTCACCCGTTCACTCCAGGGCAGGTGCGCCTGCCGCAGCACACGCCGCTGTTGTCCTCGAAGTCCACCCATGCTCGACTCCTTGGGGCCCTTGTCCGCCTTTGACCGCAGAGAGGGGCTCCTGGGGGGATGGGGCTCGCCGGCCTCATCCCTCCGCTTTTTTGACCGCGGAGCGAAGTTTCGCGTACATCCCACCCGCCAGGGTGGCGATCATCTGGAGCACCCGTTGGGTGGTGCACGAATCCGGTCTCGCCCGTACGCGCCCAACCCCGCGACCTCACGCCCCTTCTTCAAATCCTCGCCCGCGAGAACGCATCAGGCCTGGGGGCCCGGGGCGCCCACCTCTCCCTGAAACCCCTGCGCGCCGCGGGGACCCGGCTCCCCCTGCGGGCCCTGTGGACCGGACTCTCCCTGGGGGCCTGGCGGGCCTTCCCGCTGGCTGCAGCCTGCGGGCCCGATACACAGCAGAAGCCGGAGACCTGCTACCTGAACTGGAATACGCATGTGCCTCCCATGGGTGTGCGCGGCAAACTCAGTCACGGCAAGGAATTGCAAACGGAATGCAATCCGACACAAGGGCATGGGGGCAGGGGATCCACGCAACTCAAGAGGAGCACTCACCGTGCTGGGGCCCTGCCGCGGTGCGCCCCATGTCAGACCCGCCCGGTAGACAGGTTCGGGTGGAAGGAACGTTCGTTCCGCCGCACCCCCTCTCCCGAGGGGTAGCGCGAAGCGGAAGGACGTCTCGTTCGCGGCAGCCAGTCGCCCGAGGGGCGGGGAGGGGATGGGGTTATGGAGTTGCTGGAGATGTTTCACGCGATGGCCTTGCGCTATGCGGCGGGACTGCTGGCGCGGCGTGGGTACGACAACGCGCAGGCCTCGGAGCTGGCCCAGGCCATGCACATGTCGGTGGGCGCGATGTACCGGCGCTATGGCAGCAAGCTGGGGCTGGCCCTGGCGGTGCGCGAGTACACCGAGAAGACGCTCTGCTATCAGGCGGAGGTCGCGTTCCTGTTGAGCCACGGCAAGCCGGGCGTGGACTTCGCCCAGGCGTTCCTCGACTTCTGGTGGGAGCTGGCCTGGTGGGCGCTGGCGCAGCCGGACTTCTTCAACTTCACCTTC
This is a stretch of genomic DNA from Pyxidicoccus trucidator. It encodes these proteins:
- a CDS encoding ISAs1 family transposase gives rise to the protein MGGLRGQQRRVLRQAHLPWSERVKDPREARGTRHGHLGLLGLVVAAFAVGKKGLKQAGQLARDVGARTRKRLGLPHSVVGSTLWRLLEQQSSDGLRETLKAQAVQVLEDPNTPRLPFPLGVVSVDGKSLWTTHQGEVEALEAVANDEEGRELWRLGALRAVLTSALAAPCLDLEFLGAKEGESPAFRQLLPRVVEAYGEHFGVVTADAGLTSARNAALVREADKHYCFGLKGNQPTLHEYAMRAIASKQCPARSRTEERAHGKTVVRELWTHALAPDEVDFPGARLLLLVRQQHWDDDDNLLEEDYRYFVTSLDTTVFNFHQLLRLVRVHWGIENRHNWTLDVVLGEDARQPCRPTRTALEVVAWLRALALNLLACFRARLSPEGRHLVEWARACELLRDSLVHGRRPQEACLPAA